Part of the Magnetococcus sp. PR-3 genome, CGATCCTGTTCTCGACCTCTGCTGTCGAGGCTGTCCCAACAAATGAAGAGGCTAAACGTATCTCTGATGGCATTAACCGTCAGCAGGCTTTACGTATTCCCGCCATTCAAAAACTCCCCAAGCTTGGGGGGCGTACTGTTATTCGTGCCAACATGCCCCGTAAGCGGACCTCGCTTAATAGCCTTAAATTATCGGTAGATGGCTTTAAGCTGGAAGGTCACCCTGGGGTCGATGCCACCGCAGTGGATGAAGTGATCGCACCCTGGAAAGGCCGTGAGCTGACCTTTGGTGAGTTTGAGCAGATGGTCCATGCCGTGGCGGCTTTTCTTCGTGAAAATGGGCATCCAGATGCCCAAGTCATGATCTCTCGTGCCAATATCAAAAAACGTAAAATGGCTGTGGCGGTACGTGGTTTAACGCCTGCCTCGGTCTTCTTAGCCAAACAGAAGCCGATTGATGTTGAGCCTCGGCTCTTTGTTGAACGCTTTGAGGTGCAAGGTTTGACCTTGCTTGATGAAGAAGAGCTGACTGTGGCGTTAGAACCTTTCAGTGGGCGCTATCTCTCGGGTACTGAAATGCAGAATGCCGCAGAAGCGGTTGCCAATGTACTGCGTGGCAAAGGGTATAAAGTGGCTCAGGCCTTTTTACCGCCGCAACGTGCTGATGATGGCATTCTGAAAATTGAGGTGTTAGAGGGGGTCGTTGATCCAGCCAGTGGTGTGAACGGTATTGTGGTAACTGGGGCAGGTAAGCGACTTCGTAAAGCGTTTATTGAGTCTCATATTGCGACAGCAGTCAAAGGTGGTGAACCTCTGCATGTGCCGGACCTGGATAAATCCATTCGTCTGGCCAAGTTACGCCCCGGTGTTAAATCCATTAATGCTGACTTGGCGCCTGGCTCAACCCCTGGCACCACGCAGGTCAATATTAAGGTGGAAGAGGAGAATCTCTTCTCTGGCACAGTCTCTTATGACAACTACGGTTCAGCCTATGTGGGTTCACATGTAGGCCGAGGAACGTTAAACATCAACAGCCCCATGGGCTTTGGTGAGCGCTTTAGTTATAGCTACAACCGGTCGGATGATATGACGATCCATCAAGGGAGCTTCTCGGTTCCTGTTGGTAGCCGTGGATCGTTAGAGGCTGCATATAGCGCGATTAATATGGGGATTGGTCAGGATCTCTCTATATTGGATCTGACCAGTAGCTCACGAACCTGGTCATTGGATGGACGCTACGCCGTTATGGCTGAGGAACGGGACTCTCTGTTTGCGAACCTGAGTTTGCAAAGCAAACAGATGTGGAACGACATGGGTACCTACAAACTCAACCACCGCAAAGTTGATGTTGCAACCTTGGGGTTGGAAGCCAGCCATCTGACGGATTCTGGCAATCAGGTGAACTGGGGCTTGAGTGCCTCTGTGGGTAATGTGGACCTTTCCAAAAATGCCTCTAACCAAGCTAATGACGCCATTACAGCCCGAACTGAAGATATTTTCGGTAAGTTTAATCTTACCTATGATCACTCGGCGCTTGTGACGGGAACAGAAAATTGGAGCATTCGTGGCAAACTTCAGGCGCAGCTTGCCACTAAAAACTTAGATAGTGCTGAAAAGATGTCTTTGGGTGGACCCACTGGTGTACGGGCTTACCCTGTGGGTGAGGCCTCCGGCGACCATGGTGTTATCGGTAGTTTTGAGGTGCACCGCAACATGGGTAAATACTATGCCTGGGAGACAGGCTTGTACGCCTTTCTTGATGCCGGTCATATTGTCCAAAATGCCGACCTTTGGTCTACCGCTCTGGATGCAGGGGACCGCAATGAATATAGCCTCTATGGCTACGGGTTGGGGGCAACCGCCAATTACGCCGACGTCGGTGGATTTAACCTGATGGTGGCGAAGAAGATTGGTTTGAACCCAGGGCTGGATAGTGATGGCACTGATGCTGATAACAAAAACCTTGATCCACGTCTGTGGATCATTGGTGATGTGAAATTTTAAGGGTAGGGATGCGCACCATGGATCGAGCAGATACCCCCCAGAACAAACCGCCACACTCTTTATTGGCGACCACCGCTTGGCTGTTGGCTTTAAGCCCGGCCATGGCATGGGCTGACCCGGCGGCGACCGCTTTACCCAGTGAAGCGACGATTAGCCATGGTTCAGCAACGACGGTGATCAATGGTTCCACCATGACGGTGAACCAGGCGAGCCAACTTCTGATCAATAATCGACTGAACTATAATATTGGTTCAGCGGCTTCGGTTCTTTATAAGCAGCCTAACATAAGCTCCATTGCGGTTGAGCGTATGTTGGGTGGTACGGCATCGCAGATTTTTGGCTCGTTACAAGCCACGGGTAAGGTCTTTCTTATTAACCCATCAGGTATTGTGTTTGGTAAGGGGCACTCCGTCAATGTGGGGGGAATTGCCGCATCTACCGCAAATATAAGTGATCAAAACCTGATCTCAGGTAACTACGCCTTCAGCAACCCCAGTAATGCCAGTATTGTGCAGCAGTCTGGTCAGATTAACGCTTCTGAAGGGGGGCTGGTCTCTTTTATTGCGCGTAATATTGATGCACAAGGAACCATTGAGACCCCTAAAGGCGATGTGGTGTTTGCCGCAGGGCAAGCGGTTAACCTCAACCTGACCGACAGTGGCTTGGTTAGTGTGGCGGTTGATGGTGAGGTGGCTCAAGCACAAATTGATCAGTCTGGTGCCATTGTTGCGGATGGTGGGCGGGTCTGGATGACAGCCCGTGGGGCTGCGGGTGCTTTAAAATCCGCCATCAATATGAAAGGTCTTGTCCAGGCCAATACGATCAATACCCAAACCGGTGAAATTAAGATCGACAGTGGTTCTGGCGACATTCATGTCAATGGGACATTACAAGCATCTGGCATAAAGAGTAGTTTCTTAGATAGCAAAGGTGGGCAGGTCTCTCTGACTGGCGCCAATGTAGAGCTTAATCAGGGTACCGTTGATGTACGGGGTTCAACATTCAGCAGTGGCGGTAAGCTGTCTATTTCTGCCAACGAATTAAGGTTAATTGACAGTACTGTGTTGGCCTCCGGCGGAAGCTTCCAAGGTCATGGTGGTCACGTTGATGTTCAAGCCGACCGTATGGGTATGGTTAATTCAAAAATTGATGTGTCCGGTGGTTCCTTCCAAGGGCGTGGTGGTAAGGTTGTCCTAAATCTTAAAGGGTTAGGTCTGCTTGCTAGCTCTACGATTGATGCTGACGGTGGTGCGCACCAGGGCAGTGGTGGACAGGTCAGCTTAACTGCTAACTCAGCGCTTGTAAGTGGTGTATCCATCAAGGCACAGGGTGGTAGCCATCAAGGTAGCGGTGGGAATATAACCATCTCAGCCGCAGATACTTTCTTATCCCAGTCAAGGCTATACACAAAGGGTGGTAGCTTTAATGGTGAGGGTGGCCAGATCTCCGTTTCAGGCCATGATAATTTAAATATTTCTCACTCGACACTCTCCTCACAGGGTGGGGGTAAGGGTGGCCAAGTTGAACTACAAGGCCAAAACATCGCATTACTGAAAAGCACCGTTGACGCTTCTGCGGGTAATGGGCAGATCCTCAGTTACCAGTCCCTGCAAGCAGGTGAGTATGGTGAGCAAGGTGGGGACATTCGTGTCACCGCGGAGCAGTCACTTGCGGTGGAGTCCTCAACTCTGAATGTCCAAGGG contains:
- a CDS encoding ShlB/FhaC/HecB family hemolysin secretion/activation protein, which codes for MAMPATPKINRRYFTGTALVVGATILFSTSAVEAVPTNEEAKRISDGINRQQALRIPAIQKLPKLGGRTVIRANMPRKRTSLNSLKLSVDGFKLEGHPGVDATAVDEVIAPWKGRELTFGEFEQMVHAVAAFLRENGHPDAQVMISRANIKKRKMAVAVRGLTPASVFLAKQKPIDVEPRLFVERFEVQGLTLLDEEELTVALEPFSGRYLSGTEMQNAAEAVANVLRGKGYKVAQAFLPPQRADDGILKIEVLEGVVDPASGVNGIVVTGAGKRLRKAFIESHIATAVKGGEPLHVPDLDKSIRLAKLRPGVKSINADLAPGSTPGTTQVNIKVEEENLFSGTVSYDNYGSAYVGSHVGRGTLNINSPMGFGERFSYSYNRSDDMTIHQGSFSVPVGSRGSLEAAYSAINMGIGQDLSILDLTSSSRTWSLDGRYAVMAEERDSLFANLSLQSKQMWNDMGTYKLNHRKVDVATLGLEASHLTDSGNQVNWGLSASVGNVDLSKNASNQANDAITARTEDIFGKFNLTYDHSALVTGTENWSIRGKLQAQLATKNLDSAEKMSLGGPTGVRAYPVGEASGDHGVIGSFEVHRNMGKYYAWETGLYAFLDAGHIVQNADLWSTALDAGDRNEYSLYGYGLGATANYADVGGFNLMVAKKIGLNPGLDSDGTDADNKNLDPRLWIIGDVKF